A genomic region of Papaver somniferum cultivar HN1 chromosome 7, ASM357369v1, whole genome shotgun sequence contains the following coding sequences:
- the LOC113297460 gene encoding protein SAWADEE HOMEODOMAIN HOMOLOG 2-like isoform X1: MGRPPNVGPGPSFRFTANEVAEMEACLQKANFIIPSLEVIRSIAEKFSASAERSGKMIVHQKQVLNWFQNRRYAQKAKTMKPSENLSVTPKSREDLVPLRNVPHIMPVPSGRSTSDSNALMEFEARSSRDGAWYDVAAFISHRMFETGDPEVRVRFAGFGAEEDEWINVRKHVRQRSLPCEASECVAVLAGDLILCFQEGKDQALYYDAHVLDAQRRRHDVRGCRCRFLVRYDHDQAEEIVQLRKVCRRPETDYRLRLLHSAREFVRVDPKREMGEKTTSAVNSCSRNYSNSEPVKSHPAEVTADRKVKESPVGVTAETIGTAVAIKVETGTKCNDNIGNPDNQMPSGGDAVTASAITSVRNNPNTSTNSGNSENDKTASANTSASNNPNTITTSGSSENDEMAVATISASSNPNTVTTSGND; encoded by the exons ATGGGAAGACCTCCAAACGTTGGACCCGGCCCATCCTTTCGATTTACAGCGAATGAA GTGGCGGAAATGGAGGCTTGTCTACAAAAAGCTAATTTTATAATACCAAGCTTGGAAGTTATTCGCTCCATTGCAGAGAAGTTTAG TGCATCTGCAGAGCGATCAGGAAAGATGATTGTGCATCAGAAGCAG GTGTTGAATTGGTTCCAAAATAGGAGATATGcacaaaaagcaaaaacaatgaaGCCTTCCGAGAACTTGAGCGTGACCCCCAAATCCCGTGAGGATTTAGTCCCTTTAAGGAATGTGCCTCATATTATGCCGGTTCCTTCAG GAAGAAGTACTTCAGATAGTAATGCTTTAATGGAGTTTGAAGCCAGATCATCGAGGGATGGTGCATG GTATGATGTGGCGGCTTTTATCTCTCATAGGATGTTTGAAACAGGTGATCCG GAAGTTCGAGTCCGATTTGCAGGATTTGGGGCAGAAGAGGATGAATGGATCAATGTGCGCAAGCATGTGAGACAGCGATCTCTCCCATGTGAAGCATCCGAATGTGTTGCAGTGCTTGCTGGAGATCTAATACTTTGCTTTCAG GAAGGTAAAGATCAGGCTCTCTACTATGACGCACATGTGCTTGATGCGCAAAGGCGGAGACATGATGTACGAGGATGTCGATGTAGGTTTCTTGTGCGTTATGATCATGATCAGGCCGAG GAAATAGTGCAATTGAGGAAGGTGTGTCGTCGACCAGAAACTGATTACAGATTGAGATTACTCCATAGCGCAAGGGAGTTTGTGCGAGTGGACCCAAAGAGGGAAATGGGAGAGAAAACTACCAGTGCTGTTAACTCTTGTTCAAGGAATTATTCAAATTCTGAACCTGTGAAGTCACATCCGGCAGAAGTAACTGCAGATCGTAAGGTTAAAGAGTCTCCCGTCGGTGTAACTGCTGAAACTATTGGGACAGCAGTGGCAATAAAAGTTGAAACAGGTACTAAATGTAATGACAACATTGGAAATCCCGATAACCAAATGCCTTCAGGAGGCGATGCTGTAACGGCATCGGCCATCACTAGTGTCAGGAACAACCCCAACACCTCTACCAATTCTGGCAATAGTGAGAATGACAAAACAGCATCGGCCAACACTAGTGCCAGCAACAATCCCAACACAATTACCACTTCTGGCAGTAGTGAGAATGATGAAATGGCAGTGGCCACCATTAGTGCCAGCAGCAACCCCAACACGGTTACCACTTCTGGCAATGATTAA
- the LOC113297460 gene encoding protein SAWADEE HOMEODOMAIN HOMOLOG 2-like isoform X2, with protein sequence MSQFQVAEMEACLQKANFIIPSLEVIRSIAEKFSASAERSGKMIVHQKQVLNWFQNRRYAQKAKTMKPSENLSVTPKSREDLVPLRNVPHIMPVPSGRSTSDSNALMEFEARSSRDGAWYDVAAFISHRMFETGDPEVRVRFAGFGAEEDEWINVRKHVRQRSLPCEASECVAVLAGDLILCFQEGKDQALYYDAHVLDAQRRRHDVRGCRCRFLVRYDHDQAEEIVQLRKVCRRPETDYRLRLLHSAREFVRVDPKREMGEKTTSAVNSCSRNYSNSEPVKSHPAEVTADRKVKESPVGVTAETIGTAVAIKVETGTKCNDNIGNPDNQMPSGGDAVTASAITSVRNNPNTSTNSGNSENDKTASANTSASNNPNTITTSGSSENDEMAVATISASSNPNTVTTSGND encoded by the exons ATGAGTCAGTTTCAG GTGGCGGAAATGGAGGCTTGTCTACAAAAAGCTAATTTTATAATACCAAGCTTGGAAGTTATTCGCTCCATTGCAGAGAAGTTTAG TGCATCTGCAGAGCGATCAGGAAAGATGATTGTGCATCAGAAGCAG GTGTTGAATTGGTTCCAAAATAGGAGATATGcacaaaaagcaaaaacaatgaaGCCTTCCGAGAACTTGAGCGTGACCCCCAAATCCCGTGAGGATTTAGTCCCTTTAAGGAATGTGCCTCATATTATGCCGGTTCCTTCAG GAAGAAGTACTTCAGATAGTAATGCTTTAATGGAGTTTGAAGCCAGATCATCGAGGGATGGTGCATG GTATGATGTGGCGGCTTTTATCTCTCATAGGATGTTTGAAACAGGTGATCCG GAAGTTCGAGTCCGATTTGCAGGATTTGGGGCAGAAGAGGATGAATGGATCAATGTGCGCAAGCATGTGAGACAGCGATCTCTCCCATGTGAAGCATCCGAATGTGTTGCAGTGCTTGCTGGAGATCTAATACTTTGCTTTCAG GAAGGTAAAGATCAGGCTCTCTACTATGACGCACATGTGCTTGATGCGCAAAGGCGGAGACATGATGTACGAGGATGTCGATGTAGGTTTCTTGTGCGTTATGATCATGATCAGGCCGAG GAAATAGTGCAATTGAGGAAGGTGTGTCGTCGACCAGAAACTGATTACAGATTGAGATTACTCCATAGCGCAAGGGAGTTTGTGCGAGTGGACCCAAAGAGGGAAATGGGAGAGAAAACTACCAGTGCTGTTAACTCTTGTTCAAGGAATTATTCAAATTCTGAACCTGTGAAGTCACATCCGGCAGAAGTAACTGCAGATCGTAAGGTTAAAGAGTCTCCCGTCGGTGTAACTGCTGAAACTATTGGGACAGCAGTGGCAATAAAAGTTGAAACAGGTACTAAATGTAATGACAACATTGGAAATCCCGATAACCAAATGCCTTCAGGAGGCGATGCTGTAACGGCATCGGCCATCACTAGTGTCAGGAACAACCCCAACACCTCTACCAATTCTGGCAATAGTGAGAATGACAAAACAGCATCGGCCAACACTAGTGCCAGCAACAATCCCAACACAATTACCACTTCTGGCAGTAGTGAGAATGATGAAATGGCAGTGGCCACCATTAGTGCCAGCAGCAACCCCAACACGGTTACCACTTCTGGCAATGATTAA